A stretch of DNA from Synechococcales cyanobacterium T60_A2020_003:
GGACTTGTGGTGCAGGAACATCCCCCAAAATCTGTATCGTAGTTCATGCTTTCAGTAATTTTTCTGGCACGATCGAATCTAAATGATCTAAGCTAGCTGAGAGCATCCCAGTCCTGATTAATTTAATCCTAAAATTACTGTGCCTAAACGATTTTCCTTAATTTCTCTAGTTGTATTGTCCGGGCTCTTATCCGTTGCGCAACCCGTCCGCGCCCAAGCCTTGATCCCCCACATTCTTCAACTGAATCCTGATCAAATGCAAGATCAGGGGCTAATTTTGGCACAAGAAGCAGCCCAGCTTGCCCAATTTCAGCAGTATGATCTGGCGTTGCCCAGAGCCCAACTAGCCGTTCAGCTTCTCCCTGATAATGCTCAGGCGTGGTCGTTGCTCGGCAGTTTGTACCTTCAGGTCGAAGATGTGGAGGCGGCAATTCCAGCCCTCCAAAAGGTGCGATCGCTCGAACCCGACAATTCCGCCATCCTGTTTGCCCTCGGCTCCGCTTACTTCAACCAGGATGACTACGATCAGGCGATTCAGTTTATTCAGGCGGGTCTGAAAATTGATCCAGAAGTGCCCGGTGCGCTATTTGATCTAGG
This window harbors:
- a CDS encoding tetratricopeptide repeat protein, encoding MPKRFSLISLVVLSGLLSVAQPVRAQALIPHILQLNPDQMQDQGLILAQEAAQLAQFQQYDLALPRAQLAVQLLPDNAQAWSLLGSLYLQVEDVEAAIPALQKVRSLEPDNSAILFALGSAYFNQDDYDQAIQFIQAGLKIDPEVPGALFDLGNAYYVTRRYDEAIAEYEKAIAIDDTFWPAVNNIGLVLYEMGDVDAALEKWESAVAIDGEQAEPQLAIAVALYQQGQQNEALLRGETALRLDNRYADVDFLSENLWGDKLLGDAQTFLSLPRIRQTLAQISGESFSQ